The Lujinxingia vulgaris genome includes a region encoding these proteins:
- a CDS encoding NAD(P)H-binding protein: protein MGDKSTIQRVLLTGATGFVGSALYPALVDAGFEVVCATRSPEKARRAHPEKTWVGLDVEDDASVRRAMEGCDAAYYLVHRMSDAEDYEARETSAAMNFLEAATRAGVQRIVYLGGVKPRREPSRHLRSRLVTGAILRSGDVSTIELRASMIIGAGSASWQLLRDISVRLPVMLCPRWLRNRTEPVAIDDVVRALVAALTLKQEGSASFDIPGPEVVTFQECVRRAAEAVGNDPVMVNVPLLTPHLSTYWLRLVTGTNVHLARELVEGLKTDLLARDARFWELAGVDDLVSLDDAIARALAEEPAAGNTYERAIKRVYRDPHASA, encoded by the coding sequence ATGGGCGACAAAAGCACGATTCAGCGAGTCTTATTGACCGGCGCAACCGGCTTTGTCGGCAGCGCGCTTTACCCGGCGCTTGTCGACGCGGGCTTCGAGGTGGTTTGCGCCACACGCAGCCCCGAGAAGGCGCGCCGCGCGCATCCCGAAAAGACCTGGGTGGGGCTCGATGTGGAAGACGACGCGTCGGTGCGACGCGCGATGGAAGGCTGCGACGCGGCGTATTACCTGGTCCATCGCATGAGCGACGCCGAAGACTATGAGGCGCGCGAGACCTCTGCGGCCATGAATTTTCTGGAGGCCGCGACACGCGCCGGCGTGCAGCGCATCGTTTACCTGGGCGGGGTTAAGCCGCGGCGAGAGCCTTCGAGGCATCTGCGCAGCCGGTTGGTGACGGGGGCGATTTTGAGGAGTGGGGATGTCTCCACCATCGAGCTCCGGGCGTCGATGATCATCGGCGCGGGAAGCGCCAGCTGGCAGCTCCTGCGCGATATCTCTGTGCGCCTCCCCGTGATGCTCTGCCCGCGCTGGTTGCGCAACCGCACCGAACCGGTGGCCATTGATGATGTGGTGCGCGCGCTGGTGGCAGCGCTGACGCTTAAGCAGGAAGGCAGCGCCAGCTTTGATATCCCCGGCCCCGAGGTGGTGACCTTTCAGGAGTGCGTGCGCCGCGCCGCCGAGGCGGTGGGCAACGACCCGGTGATGGTCAACGTGCCGCTGCTCACCCCCCACCTCTCCACCTACTGGCTGCGTCTTGTGACGGGCACCAACGTGCACCTGGCCCGGGAGCTGGTCGAGGGCCTTAAGACCGATCTCCTGGCCCGCGACGCGCGCTTCTGGGAGCTGGCCGGCGTCGATGATCTCGTCTCCCTCGATGACGCCATCGCGCGCGCCCTCGCCGAGGAACCCGCGGCGGGCAACACCTACGAGCGGGCGATCAAGCGCGTGTACCGCGACCCCCACGCCAGCGCGTGA
- a CDS encoding ABC transporter substrate-binding protein gives MQKLRLGLEWFLNPDHLPFLIGQRKGWFKDAGIELELIEPAEHLDAVDAIARGEMEVAITEPLHLVEDKAKGDAVVGFARFLHTNGGVMFLRNSGIERPRDMVGKRIQYPGAPGPGGPAIVGTMVRADGGSCTADDFERVNNSFYHTDALLEDKADVATLAFYNFEVVEARHRGVDADFFALKDWGVPDFCQLILITSPALLEEKREVFDALLKMMGRGIDFIHQHPKEARAIYNEATENSLDTELGQAIFDATVPCFTFDFSMSEDYYGQLEAWMAENALIKSRPGKSNYWTNALVLR, from the coding sequence ATGCAAAAGCTGCGACTGGGACTGGAATGGTTCCTCAACCCCGACCACCTGCCCTTCCTCATTGGCCAGCGCAAAGGCTGGTTCAAGGACGCCGGCATTGAACTCGAGCTGATTGAGCCCGCCGAACACCTCGACGCCGTCGACGCGATCGCGCGCGGTGAGATGGAGGTGGCGATCACAGAGCCCCTGCACCTGGTGGAAGATAAGGCCAAAGGCGATGCGGTGGTGGGCTTTGCCCGCTTTCTGCACACCAACGGCGGCGTGATGTTCTTGAGAAACTCGGGCATCGAGCGCCCCCGCGACATGGTCGGCAAACGCATCCAGTACCCGGGCGCGCCGGGCCCGGGCGGGCCGGCGATCGTGGGCACGATGGTGCGCGCCGACGGCGGCAGCTGCACAGCCGACGACTTTGAGCGCGTGAACAACAGCTTTTACCACACTGATGCCCTGCTCGAAGATAAGGCCGATGTGGCCACGCTGGCGTTCTATAATTTTGAGGTCGTGGAGGCGCGTCACCGCGGCGTCGACGCCGACTTCTTCGCGCTCAAAGACTGGGGCGTGCCGGACTTCTGCCAGCTCATTCTGATCACGAGCCCGGCGCTGCTTGAGGAAAAACGCGAGGTCTTCGATGCGCTGCTCAAGATGATGGGACGCGGCATCGACTTCATTCACCAGCACCCGAAAGAAGCGCGCGCGATCTACAATGAGGCCACCGAGAACTCGCTGGATACCGAGCTCGGACAGGCGATTTTTGACGCCACGGTGCCCTGCTTCACCTTCGATTTTTCGATGAGTGAGGATTACTACGGCCAGCTTGAGGCCTGGATGGCCGAGAACGCACTGATCAAGAGCCGCCCGGGCAAGTCCAACTACTGGACCAACGCGCTGGTGCTGCGCTGA
- a CDS encoding carboxypeptidase M32 gives MSAYAELAEHFGKIGRLGDAVGVLYWDMATMMPAGGAEARSEQIATLRVIHHELQTDPKLAALFEQVGGESLDAWQKANVEEMRRQYTHATAVPSDLVSRLSRKGAQTEMVWRSARADNDFARLAPHLAETVELVRETARIKAEALGVTPYDALLDQYEPGGSSAKIDAIFDDLAGFLPEFLEAVLAHQAAQPEAVMPTGDFSVARQEKVARELMATLGFDFEHGRLDTSHHPFCGGVPDDVRLTTYYDPKGFIKGMMGVLHETGHALYERGLPAEWRYQPVGAARGMSVHESQSLLVEMQACRSKAFATYVAPIYKDAFAGSGDAWEVENLYRVMTRVERSLIRVDADEVTYPAHVILRYRLEKAMLSGDLQVADLPGAWREGMKELLGIEPPDDRDGCMQDIHWMDGTIGYFPTYTLGAMTAAQLFAAADRELGDVEAQLERGEFGGLMGWMGEKIHAKGSLLSTDALLTEATGETLNARYFKDHLRRRYLPEG, from the coding sequence ATGAGCGCTTACGCAGAGTTGGCAGAGCATTTTGGGAAGATCGGTCGGTTGGGCGACGCCGTGGGCGTGCTCTACTGGGATATGGCGACGATGATGCCGGCCGGGGGGGCGGAGGCGCGCAGCGAGCAGATCGCCACGTTGCGGGTGATTCATCATGAGCTGCAGACCGACCCCAAACTCGCGGCGCTCTTTGAGCAGGTGGGTGGAGAGTCGCTGGACGCCTGGCAGAAGGCCAACGTCGAGGAGATGCGTCGGCAGTACACCCACGCCACGGCGGTGCCCTCGGATCTGGTGAGCCGGCTGAGCCGCAAGGGCGCGCAGACCGAGATGGTCTGGCGCTCCGCGCGCGCCGACAATGACTTCGCTCGCCTGGCCCCCCACCTGGCCGAGACGGTGGAGCTTGTGCGGGAGACGGCGCGTATTAAGGCCGAGGCGCTCGGCGTGACGCCTTATGATGCGCTCCTCGACCAGTATGAGCCGGGCGGGTCTTCGGCGAAGATCGACGCCATCTTTGATGATCTGGCGGGCTTCTTGCCGGAGTTTCTGGAAGCGGTGCTCGCGCACCAGGCCGCGCAGCCCGAAGCGGTGATGCCCACCGGTGATTTTTCGGTGGCGCGTCAGGAGAAGGTCGCGCGTGAGCTGATGGCGACCCTGGGCTTTGATTTTGAGCATGGCCGCCTGGATACGAGCCACCACCCCTTCTGCGGCGGTGTTCCCGATGATGTGCGCCTGACGACCTATTACGATCCCAAGGGCTTTATTAAGGGGATGATGGGTGTGCTGCACGAGACCGGGCACGCGCTCTACGAGCGCGGCCTTCCGGCCGAGTGGCGCTACCAGCCGGTGGGCGCGGCGAGGGGGATGAGCGTGCACGAGAGCCAGTCTTTGCTGGTGGAGATGCAGGCCTGCCGCAGCAAGGCGTTTGCGACCTATGTGGCGCCGATTTACAAAGATGCGTTTGCGGGCTCGGGCGATGCCTGGGAGGTCGAGAACCTCTACCGCGTGATGACGCGGGTGGAGCGCAGCCTGATTCGCGTGGACGCCGACGAGGTGACCTATCCGGCGCACGTGATTCTGCGCTACCGCCTGGAGAAGGCGATGCTCTCGGGCGACTTGCAGGTGGCCGATCTGCCGGGCGCCTGGCGCGAGGGCATGAAGGAGCTCTTGGGCATTGAGCCGCCGGACGACCGCGACGGCTGCATGCAGGATATCCACTGGATGGACGGCACCATCGGGTATTTCCCGACCTACACCCTGGGGGCGATGACGGCGGCGCAGCTCTTTGCGGCGGCCGACCGGGAGCTGGGCGATGTGGAAGCGCAGCTTGAGCGTGGCGAGTTCGGCGGGCTTATGGGCTGGATGGGTGAGAAGATTCACGCGAAGGGCTCGTTGCTCTCGACCGACGCGCTGCTCACTGAGGCGACTGGCGAGACCTTGAACGCGCGTTACTTCAAAGATCACCTGCGCCGCCGCTACCTGCCCGAAGGATGA
- a CDS encoding penicillin-insensitive murein endopeptidase translates to MVRRRKNLLLAGCMTGLLMALSSSTALAADNSSEEEVRYHQLADGETLGTVAMQYQVGIDELLTWNDLESVHVPPETTLVVKSSEEVKGSSEPLPVIHVIRRGDTFEGIARRYGVSIRQVQRWNRRLNPRRLQLGAQVRLHIPGADGKSVSYGAANGGRLYNGVAMQTTPGMRVRNVARSYGTQRVVRLLQAAGADVQARWPDAPDLVVGSLSVRNGGRLRPHRSHQSGRDVDLTYYHRGNVELPDFRDMSVETFDAVKNWHLYKTLIDSGQVEFMFIDYQLQRALYDYAISIGYTPEDLEPILQYPRGANVRAGIIRHSRGHLNHVHIRFTCGPEDRGCH, encoded by the coding sequence ATGGTGCGACGACGCAAGAATCTCCTTTTGGCAGGATGTATGACCGGGCTTTTGATGGCCCTGAGCAGCTCCACGGCCCTTGCCGCTGATAACTCCTCTGAAGAGGAGGTTCGCTACCACCAGCTCGCCGATGGCGAGACGCTGGGCACGGTGGCGATGCAGTATCAGGTGGGCATCGATGAGCTTTTGACGTGGAACGATCTGGAGAGCGTGCACGTGCCGCCGGAGACGACCCTGGTGGTCAAGAGCAGCGAAGAGGTCAAAGGCTCTTCTGAGCCTCTGCCGGTGATTCATGTGATTCGCCGCGGCGACACCTTTGAGGGCATCGCGCGCCGCTACGGCGTGTCGATTCGCCAGGTGCAGCGCTGGAACCGCCGGCTTAACCCGCGCCGCCTGCAGCTGGGCGCGCAGGTGCGGCTGCATATCCCCGGGGCCGACGGCAAGTCGGTGAGCTATGGCGCGGCCAACGGCGGGCGGCTCTACAACGGCGTGGCGATGCAGACGACCCCGGGGATGCGCGTGCGCAATGTGGCGCGATCCTACGGTACCCAGCGGGTGGTGCGACTTCTGCAGGCCGCCGGCGCCGATGTGCAGGCGCGCTGGCCCGATGCGCCGGACCTGGTCGTGGGAAGCCTCAGCGTGCGCAACGGTGGCCGGCTGCGTCCGCACCGCTCCCACCAGAGCGGTCGTGATGTAGACCTGACTTACTACCACCGTGGTAACGTGGAGCTGCCCGATTTTCGCGACATGAGCGTGGAGACCTTTGATGCGGTCAAGAACTGGCACCTCTACAAGACCCTGATCGACAGCGGGCAGGTGGAGTTCATGTTCATCGACTATCAGCTGCAGCGGGCGCTCTACGACTACGCCATCTCGATTGGCTACACGCCCGAAGATCTGGAGCCGATCCTGCAGTACCCCCGCGGCGCGAACGTGCGTGCGGGCATCATCCGGCACTCGCGCGGACACCTCAACCACGTGCATATCCGCTTTACGTGCGGGCCTGAGGATCGCGGCTGCCATTGA
- a CDS encoding SRPBCC family protein gives MAWIEGSATKTVVMNAPLDEVAEVFVSPAHLKESMENLERFEVVDEHTYRWLLKPMGAKGITFQGDYTVRYERQGDVVRWESLEGGTMKTRGSARLRELGAGRTEVSYEETLASDLPIPKLGAKLFRPIVAGEIVRGVESFLNEVKRYVDAGKHRSGQS, from the coding sequence ATGGCCTGGATTGAAGGTTCGGCGACGAAGACGGTGGTGATGAACGCTCCTCTCGATGAGGTGGCCGAGGTGTTTGTGTCGCCGGCCCATCTCAAAGAGAGCATGGAGAACCTGGAGCGTTTTGAGGTGGTCGACGAGCACACCTACCGCTGGTTGCTCAAGCCGATGGGCGCCAAAGGCATCACCTTTCAGGGGGATTATACGGTACGCTACGAGCGCCAGGGGGATGTCGTGCGCTGGGAGAGCCTGGAGGGCGGCACGATGAAGACCCGCGGCAGCGCGCGTCTTCGTGAGCTCGGGGCGGGGCGCACCGAGGTGAGCTACGAGGAGACGCTGGCCAGCGATCTTCCGATTCCGAAGCTCGGCGCGAAGTTGTTTCGACCGATCGTGGCCGGTGAGATTGTGCGCGGGGTGGAGAGCTTCCTCAATGAGGTCAAGCGCTACGTCGACGCCGGGAAGCACCGCAGCGGTCAGAGCTGA
- a CDS encoding pyridoxal-phosphate dependent enzyme, translating into MGRPACGAFGEFGGRFVAEALWSPLAEVAEAFEEALGDPSFAARVHGWAEQRLGRPTPLSHLGGLSEALGGAQLWLKREDLLSGGSFCGVVALTQALVAVRLGRTELVGETATGDFGVALGQVGLALGLKVRVFMTRDDMAAEPAAVRRMEEMGLSLEPVEGPARGRRGAMAEALRYVACGPERAFYVTSSLASPDPYPRMVAFGAEIIGNECARQLRERGVSADYVVAPVGSGGFACGLFGAFVQEGSVPGVQLVGVQSGGDASPGKGAASLVRGRVGVHMGTRSFVLQDALGQVVTPLTDAAGMAMPVVGPQHARWMRTGQVQYVELADAEAYAAVRTLARAEGILACLESGYALAYALRLAPTLPEDAHVVVGLSGDGARDLGRLSRTRGEGATS; encoded by the coding sequence ATGGGCAGGCCAGCCTGTGGCGCGTTTGGAGAGTTCGGGGGGCGCTTTGTGGCCGAGGCGCTGTGGTCGCCCCTGGCGGAGGTGGCCGAGGCCTTTGAGGAGGCCCTGGGTGACCCGAGCTTCGCGGCACGGGTGCACGGCTGGGCCGAGCAGCGTCTGGGCCGGCCCACGCCACTGAGTCATCTGGGCGGGCTCTCGGAAGCGCTGGGCGGCGCGCAGCTCTGGCTTAAGCGCGAAGATCTGCTCAGCGGAGGCTCGTTTTGCGGGGTGGTGGCGCTGACCCAGGCGTTGGTGGCGGTGCGGCTGGGCCGCACTGAGCTCGTGGGGGAGACGGCCACCGGCGACTTTGGCGTGGCGCTGGGGCAGGTGGGGCTTGCGCTGGGGCTGAAGGTGCGCGTGTTTATGACCCGCGACGATATGGCCGCCGAGCCTGCAGCGGTGCGGCGAATGGAAGAGATGGGGCTATCGCTGGAGCCGGTCGAAGGGCCGGCCCGCGGACGTCGCGGGGCGATGGCCGAGGCTCTGCGTTATGTGGCGTGCGGGCCGGAGCGTGCCTTTTACGTAACGAGCTCTCTGGCCAGCCCCGACCCTTACCCGCGCATGGTGGCGTTCGGGGCCGAGATCATCGGCAATGAGTGCGCCCGACAGCTGCGTGAGCGCGGCGTGAGCGCCGACTATGTGGTCGCGCCGGTGGGAAGCGGCGGGTTTGCCTGCGGGCTTTTTGGCGCGTTTGTGCAGGAGGGCTCGGTGCCCGGCGTGCAGCTGGTGGGCGTGCAATCCGGCGGTGACGCCAGCCCGGGTAAGGGTGCTGCCAGTCTGGTGCGGGGGCGAGTGGGGGTGCATATGGGCACGCGCTCCTTTGTGCTGCAGGACGCGCTCGGCCAGGTGGTCACGCCGCTGACCGACGCCGCGGGGATGGCGATGCCCGTGGTCGGCCCTCAGCATGCGCGCTGGATGCGCACCGGCCAGGTGCAGTACGTGGAGCTCGCCGACGCGGAAGCTTACGCCGCGGTGCGCACCCTGGCGCGCGCCGAGGGCATCCTGGCGTGCCTGGAGAGCGGCTACGCGCTGGCCTACGCGCTGCGCCTTGCGCCCACACTCCCCGAAGATGCGCACGTGGTGGTGGGTTTGAGCGGCGACGGCGCGCGTGACTTAGGGCGCCTCTCGCGCACCCGGGGCGAAGGAGCGACATCGTGA
- the trpA gene encoding tryptophan synthase subunit alpha: MSDRLQGLEERVAARRPLLMVALVAGDPHLDATLDYMGILAEAGVDVVELIVPFSEPAYHGAVLQRAMARAVNEQLEWAQIEEIAEEFRRSYPSVAMIVSTYLNRLMAAPMGPTFAGLKAAGVDGLWIYDLPMEEAGEVESHSEAAQLPLVRAVSATTSLERFREIARRAQAPIIWTGHSGGELSLTGEAFEERLRTFGEYTRRPILASMGVTTGAEAQAVVRAADGVLIGSSVAWLLEGRGPDVKERLRRHVVELRARVDEVAGKA, encoded by the coding sequence GTGAGCGATCGGTTGCAAGGGCTGGAGGAGCGCGTCGCGGCGCGGCGGCCTCTTTTGATGGTGGCGCTGGTCGCCGGCGATCCGCACCTCGACGCCACCCTCGACTATATGGGGATTCTGGCCGAGGCGGGCGTCGATGTGGTCGAGCTTATCGTGCCCTTCTCGGAGCCCGCCTACCACGGGGCGGTGCTGCAGCGGGCGATGGCGCGCGCGGTGAACGAGCAGCTGGAGTGGGCGCAGATCGAGGAGATCGCCGAGGAGTTTCGGCGCTCGTATCCCTCGGTAGCGATGATCGTCTCGACCTACCTCAACCGTCTGATGGCCGCGCCGATGGGGCCGACCTTTGCGGGGCTTAAAGCGGCCGGGGTCGACGGGTTGTGGATCTACGATCTTCCGATGGAAGAGGCCGGGGAGGTGGAATCGCACAGTGAGGCTGCGCAGCTTCCGCTGGTGCGGGCGGTCTCGGCGACGACGTCGCTCGAGAGGTTTCGGGAGATCGCGCGTCGCGCTCAGGCTCCGATCATCTGGACCGGGCATAGCGGCGGGGAGCTTTCGCTGACGGGTGAGGCCTTTGAGGAGCGGCTGCGCACCTTTGGGGAGTACACGCGTCGGCCCATCCTGGCGTCGATGGGGGTGACCACCGGCGCCGAGGCCCAGGCGGTGGTGCGGGCGGCCGACGGAGTGCTCATCGGCAGCTCGGTGGCCTGGCTGCTGGAGGGGCGCGGGCCGGATGTTAAAGAGCGCCTGCGCCGCCATGTGGTGGAGCTG